A single window of Gossypium arboreum isolate Shixiya-1 chromosome 13, ASM2569848v2, whole genome shotgun sequence DNA harbors:
- the LOC108462433 gene encoding transcription factor MYB106-like — MADCREKMGLKKGPWTPDEDQKLLAYFEEHGLGNWRTLPEKAGLQRCGKSCRLRWINYLRPDLKRGKFSLQEEQTIIQLHAFLGNRWSTIAAHLPNRTDNEIKNYWNTHIKKRFTKMGIDPTTHKPKSNHVVNPTGRTTVNHMAQWESARLEAEARLVKDSKKLPSSSSRPSPYQKSCNKGSKSQCLDVVKAWQSVVAGMFATSTNNSNRIIFGPDQSSGNYELDSIIPLGGNVEDELMVGNDRSKCQVPELNERFDNYMSLHDTTHLWAAPIAENDVVESFPDFLVHDFDYQIDNEESITI; from the exons ATGGCTGATTGCCGGGAGAAGATGGGGTTGAAGAAAGGGCCATGGACTCCAGATGAAGACCAGAAGCTCTTAGCTTATTTTGAAGAACATGGGCTGGGGAATTGGCGTACCTTGCCTGAAAAAGCTG ggcTTCAAAGATGTGGAAAGAGCTGCAGACTGAGGTGGATCAATTACCTCAGACCTGATCTCAAGAGGGGAAAGTTCAGTTTACAAGAAGAACAAACCATCATCCAACTCCATGCTTTTCTTGGAAACAG GTGGTCAACCATTGCAGCTCACTTACCGAATCGAACCGACAACGAGATTAAAAACTACTGGAACACACATATTAAGAAACGGTTTACCAAGATGGGGATCGATCCCACCACACACAAGCCCAAATCGAACCATGTCGTCAACCCCACCGGTCGAACCACAGTGAACCACATGGCTCAATGGGAGAGTGCTAGGCTCGAAGCAGAAGCCAGGCTCGTCAAAGACTCAAAAAAACTACCCTCATCTTCTTCAAGACCTTCCCCATATCAGAAAAGTTGTAACAAAGGCTCAAAATCCCAGTGTCTTGACGTTGTTAAAGCATGGCAAAGCGTAGTGGCTGGTATGTTCGCCACCTCTACTAACAACTCAAACCGCATCATATTCGGACCAGACCAGAGCTCCGGAAATTACGAGCTTGATTCAATTATACCTCTTGGAGGTAATGTTGAAGACGAGTTAATGGTAGGCAACGATAGATCAAAGTGCCAGGTACCAGAATTGAATGAAAGGTTTGATAATTACATGTCTTTGCATGATACGACGCATCTTTGGGCTGCTCCCATAGCTGAAAACGACGTCGTAGAAAGCTTTCCAGATTTCTTGGTGCATGATTTTGATTACCAAATTGACAACGAGGAGTCTATAACcatttaa